GGCGTCCTGGTCGGCGACGATCACGGAGGCGCCGAAGGCGGAGACGGGCACGACGAGGACGACGTACTCGACGGCACGCGTGCGTCGGGCGGCGTCGGACCACCGCTCCCCCGCGGCGCCGCGGCGGAGCTCGTCCCACCGCGTGGCGTCGGGCGAGAGCGAGAACGTCACGTGCCCGGACACCGGACCGCCGTCCGGCGCGGATGCGTGCGCGCGTGCGGCGCGGGTGGCCGGGGAGCTGACGTCGACCGCGGGTGTCGCGGCGTCGGCGGCGAGGATCGCGCCCTCGGCGACGATCGACGCGAGGTTGTCGATGTGGGTGGCGTGGTGGGCCCGGAGCGACGCGAAGTCACGGGGTTCCGGCAGCTCGGGCGCCGCGGGCGACCGCAGCGAGGAGGAGCCGCGCGCGGGCGCCGGGGTGGATCGGAGGTCGGTGGTGATGCGGGTCCGGCGGGGCGCCGGCGTGGTGGGGGCCATCGGCGTCTCGCGCTGGCGGGGGGAGCAGATGTCGCAGAGCTCGGTGGGGAAACCGTGGATGCACTCGTCGGTCACGACTGGGGAGGGTCCTTCCGTGCCCGTGTGGGGGTGGTCGGGCACGGTGTCCAACCGTACGTCATGATGCGGCGCACGTGGTCACTGCCCGTCGTCGTCAGGGCGGGACGGTGTCACTGGCGGTAGAGCAGGGCGCGGACCTCGGACTCCGCTGCGTGCAGCCGCGCCGGGTCGATGGTCTCGCCGTGCTCGTACGCGTCGAGCAGCCGCGGGTCGATGTAGCTCTGCCGGCACACGGTCGGGGTGTTGCCGAGTTCCTCGCTGGCGGCCTTCACCGCGTGCGACACCGCCTTCTTGCGCTTCGCCTGGCTGGGCTGCATGCCGGTCTTGGCCAGGTCGACCGCCGCCGCCACGGTCCCGTGCAGGGTCCGGAAGTCCTTCGCGGTGAACGCGTCGCCGGCGCGCTCCTTGACGTACTCGTTGATGTCCTCGGCGGCGAGCGGCTCCCACTCGGCGCCGCGGCGCTCCCGGAAGGCCAGCAGCCGGGCGTTCGCCCCGCGGCGCTTCATGCCGGCGATCACCCGCGCCAGGTCGGCGTCGTGGATCGTCGAGGACCACTCCTGCCCGCTCTTGCCCGGGAAGTCGAGCTCGATGTCGTTCCCCGAGACGTGCGCGTGCGCGCACAGGAGCGTCGACAGCCCGCGGCTCCCGTGCTCGGTCGCGTAGCGCTCCGAACCCACCCGGAGCGATCCCTGGTCGAGCATCCGGAACGCCGCGGCCAGTGCGCGTCGACGGTCGGGCTCGGGACGACGGAGGTCCTGCGTCACCATCCGACGCGCGCCGGGCAGCGACTCGGCCAGCGCGAGGGCCCGGTCGTACTTGATCCGGTCCATCCGTTCGCGCCACGACGGGTGGTACATGTACTGCCGGCGGCCGGCACCGTCGATGCCCGTCGCGAGGACGTGCCCGTTGTCGTACGGCGAGATCCAGACGTCGTCCCACGCCGGCGGGATGACGAGGTCCTCGAGCCGCTGGCGCACCTCGGGGTCGGTGACGGTGTTGTTGTCCGGGTCGCGGTACGAGAAGCCGCGGCCGCTGCGGACACGGTGGTAGCCACGGCCGTTGGTCGCGGATCGGCGGAGACGGGTCACCGCACCGATGCAACACGTGCGCACCTGGGACGGGCCACGGACAGCGACCACCGTACGAGCAGACGCCCGCGGAACGACGAAGCGGGGCCGGACCCGAAGGCCCGACCCCGCTTGCGCAGTGCTCCGTTGGACGGAGTTACTTGATGATCTCCTCGACCGTACCGGCGCCGACCGTACGACCACCCTCACGGATGGCGAAGCGGAGGCCGGCCTCCATGGCGATCGGCTGGATCAGCTCGACGGTCATGGAGACGGTGTCGCCGGGCATGACCATCTCGGTGCCCTCGGGCAGCGTGATGACGCCGGTGACGTCCGTGGTGCGGAAGTAGAACTGCGGACGGTAGTTCGCGTAGAACGGGTTGTGACGGCCGCCCTCGTCCTTGGTCAGGATGTAGGCGTTCGCCTTGAAGTCCGTGTGCGGCGTGACCGAACCCGGCTTGACGACGACCTGGCCGCGCTCCACGTCCTCGCGCTTGAGGCCACGGATGAGCAGACCGGTGTTGTCACCGGCCTCGGCCTTGTCGAGCAGCTTGCGGAACATCTCGATGCCCGTGACCGTGGTCTTCTGCGTCGGGCGGATGCCGACGATCTCGACCTCGGAGTTGAGGTCGAGCGTGCCACGCTCGACACGACCGGTGACGACGGTGCCACGACCGGTGATCGTGAAGACGTCCTCGATCGGCATGAGGAACGGCTGGTCGGTGGCGCGCACCGGGTCCGGGACGTTCTCGTCGACGGCGGCCATCAGGTCCTGGACGGACTTGACCCACTTCTCGTCGCCCTCGAGCGCCTTGAGCGCCGAGACCTGCACGACGGGGGCGTCCTCGTCGAACTCCTGCGAGCCGAGGAGCTCACGGACCTCGAGCTCGACGAGCTCCAGGATCTCCTCGTCGTCCACCATGTCGGACTTGTTCAGCGCGACGACGATGTACGGGACGCCGACCTGGCGGGCGAGCAGCACGTGCTCACGCGTCTGGGGCATCGGGCCGTCGGTGGCGGCGACCACGAGGATCGCGCCGTCCATCTGCGCCGCACCCGTGATCATGTTCTTCACGTAGTCAGCGTGACCCGGAGCGTCGACGTGAGCGTAGTGACGCTTCTCCGTCTGGTACTCGACGTGGGAGATGTTGATCGTGATGCCGCGATCGCGCTCCTCGGGAGCGCTGTCGATCTGTGCGAAGTCACGGGCCTCGTTGAGGTCCGGGTACTGGTCGTGCAGAACCTTGGTGATCGCCGCCGTGAGCGTGGTCT
The Curtobacterium citreum genome window above contains:
- a CDS encoding DarT ssDNA thymidine ADP-ribosyltransferase family protein, whose amino-acid sequence is MTDECIHGFPTELCDICSPRQRETPMAPTTPAPRRTRITTDLRSTPAPARGSSSLRSPAAPELPEPRDFASLRAHHATHIDNLASIVAEGAILAADAATPAVDVSSPATRAARAHASAPDGGPVSGHVTFSLSPDATRWDELRRGAAGERWSDAARRTRAVEYVVLVVPVSAFGASVIVADQDADAEDVRFAVGPAAATNLIRRTDFTDPEMHGLELLAGPRVPLSSVAVIGVPNDRVRQQVKTLLAEQGGRAPRVAVFPPWFVPPVVAAE
- a CDS encoding DNA topoisomerase IB → MTRLRRSATNGRGYHRVRSGRGFSYRDPDNNTVTDPEVRQRLEDLVIPPAWDDVWISPYDNGHVLATGIDGAGRRQYMYHPSWRERMDRIKYDRALALAESLPGARRMVTQDLRRPEPDRRRALAAAFRMLDQGSLRVGSERYATEHGSRGLSTLLCAHAHVSGNDIELDFPGKSGQEWSSTIHDADLARVIAGMKRRGANARLLAFRERRGAEWEPLAAEDINEYVKERAGDAFTAKDFRTLHGTVAAAVDLAKTGMQPSQAKRKKAVSHAVKAASEELGNTPTVCRQSYIDPRLLDAYEHGETIDPARLHAAESEVRALLYRQ
- the tuf gene encoding elongation factor Tu — its product is MAKAKFERTKPHVNIGTIGHVDHGKTTLTAAITKVLHDQYPDLNEARDFAQIDSAPEERDRGITINISHVEYQTEKRHYAHVDAPGHADYVKNMITGAAQMDGAILVVAATDGPMPQTREHVLLARQVGVPYIVVALNKSDMVDDEEILELVELEVRELLGSQEFDEDAPVVQVSALKALEGDEKWVKSVQDLMAAVDENVPDPVRATDQPFLMPIEDVFTITGRGTVVTGRVERGTLDLNSEVEIVGIRPTQKTTVTGIEMFRKLLDKAEAGDNTGLLIRGLKREDVERGQVVVKPGSVTPHTDFKANAYILTKDEGGRHNPFYANYRPQFYFRTTDVTGVITLPEGTEMVMPGDTVSMTVELIQPIAMEAGLRFAIREGGRTVGAGTVEEIIK